A genome region from Rhodanobacter thiooxydans includes the following:
- a CDS encoding porin family protein, whose protein sequence is MKTNKTLLALAFASAGLLAVPAVFAQSASTDKGGWFINGNVGQASLNHGPYDDSTTGYGINGGYRWALNPSVALGAEVGYNDLGNIHPKNIFNSQPVVDRGKSQLHGWTAGVNGHFNVSPNWYVSARTGIYGWKGHGLSNDANPIRKGLDDTSWYAGAGVGYDFSNNVSVGLNYDYYDAKKDRVNLSTDMVSVSAEYRF, encoded by the coding sequence ATGAAAACGAACAAGACCCTGCTTGCCCTCGCCTTCGCTTCCGCCGGCCTGCTGGCCGTTCCCGCCGTGTTCGCGCAAAGCGCGTCCACCGACAAGGGTGGCTGGTTCATCAACGGCAATGTCGGCCAGGCCTCGCTGAACCATGGCCCGTACGACGACAGCACCACCGGCTACGGCATCAACGGCGGCTACCGCTGGGCGCTGAACCCGTCGGTCGCGCTGGGCGCCGAGGTGGGCTACAACGACCTGGGCAACATCCACCCGAAGAACATCTTCAACAGCCAGCCGGTCGTCGACCGCGGCAAGTCGCAGTTGCACGGGTGGACCGCCGGCGTGAACGGCCACTTCAACGTCAGCCCGAACTGGTACGTCAGCGCGCGTACCGGCATCTACGGCTGGAAGGGCCACGGCCTCAGCAATGACGCCAACCCGATCCGCAAGGGCCTGGACGACACCAGCTGGTACGCCGGTGCGGGCGTGGGCTACGACTTCAGCAACAACGTCAGTGTCGGCCTGAACTACGACTACTACGACGCCAAGAAGGACCGCGTGAACCTGAGCACCGACATGGTCTCGGTCAGCGCGGAATACCGCTTCTGA
- the fdxA gene encoding ferredoxin FdxA encodes MTHVVTENCINCKHTDCVEVCPVDCFHEGPNFLVIDPDECIDCTLCVEECPVGAIFPELDVPAGQEVFLSINAELSKEWPVLTSKIPSMEDADKWDGVPNKLPLLQRT; translated from the coding sequence ATGACGCACGTCGTCACCGAAAACTGCATCAACTGCAAGCACACCGACTGCGTCGAGGTGTGCCCGGTGGATTGTTTCCACGAAGGTCCGAACTTCCTGGTGATCGACCCCGATGAGTGTATCGACTGCACGCTGTGCGTGGAAGAGTGTCCGGTCGGCGCGATCTTCCCCGAGCTCGACGTGCCGGCTGGTCAGGAAGTCTTCCTCTCGATCAACGCCGAGCTGTCGAAGGAGTGGCCGGTGCTGACCAGCAAGATCCCGTCGATGGAAGACGCCGACAAGTGGGACGGCGTGCCGAACAAGCTGCCGCTGTTGCAGCGCACGTAG
- a CDS encoding class I fructose-bisphosphate aldolase: MSIEDLESIALAMVAPGKGIIAIDESTNTIRKRFEAVGIENTEENRRAYRELLLTTPGLNEHISGAILYDETIRQKTRDGVPFTEVMKKNGIIPGIKVDKGPQPLAGFPGDVVTEGLDGLRERLQEYVKLGAQFAKWRAVINISEENPSSTAIEANCHVLARYAALCQEAGLVPMVEPEVIMDGDHSIEVSYEVHEAVLRSLFNALYEQNVMLEGTILKVSMVIPGKDCDEQADVEEVAEATVRVLKSTVPASLPGIVFLSGGQTDQQSTAHLNAMNQIGPHPWPLSFSYGRAMQQAALKLWSKDMKANYAEAQKTVHARARDNGLAALGQWNG; encoded by the coding sequence ATGAGTATTGAAGATCTCGAAAGCATCGCCCTGGCGATGGTTGCGCCCGGCAAGGGCATCATCGCCATCGACGAGTCGACCAACACCATCAGGAAGCGCTTCGAGGCGGTCGGCATCGAGAACACCGAGGAAAACCGCCGCGCCTACCGCGAGCTGCTGCTGACCACGCCGGGCCTGAACGAGCACATCTCCGGCGCGATCCTGTACGACGAGACGATCCGCCAGAAGACCCGCGACGGCGTGCCGTTCACCGAGGTGATGAAGAAGAACGGCATCATCCCCGGCATCAAGGTCGACAAGGGCCCGCAGCCGCTGGCCGGCTTCCCCGGCGATGTGGTCACCGAAGGCCTCGACGGCCTGCGCGAGCGCCTGCAGGAATACGTGAAGCTGGGCGCCCAGTTCGCCAAGTGGCGCGCGGTGATCAATATTTCCGAGGAAAACCCCAGCTCCACCGCGATCGAGGCGAATTGCCACGTGCTGGCCCGCTACGCCGCACTGTGCCAGGAAGCCGGCCTGGTGCCGATGGTCGAGCCGGAGGTGATCATGGACGGCGACCACAGCATCGAGGTCAGCTACGAGGTGCATGAAGCCGTGCTGCGCAGCCTGTTCAACGCGCTGTACGAGCAGAACGTGATGCTGGAAGGCACCATCCTGAAGGTCAGCATGGTCATTCCGGGCAAGGATTGCGACGAGCAGGCCGACGTCGAGGAAGTCGCCGAGGCCACCGTGCGCGTGCTGAAGTCCACCGTGCCGGCCTCACTGCCGGGCATCGTGTTCCTCTCCGGCGGCCAGACCGACCAGCAGTCCACCGCGCACCTCAACGCGATGAACCAGATCGGCCCGCACCCGTGGCCGCTGTCGTTCTCCTACGGTCGCGCCATGCAGCAGGCGGCGCTGAAGCTGTGGTCGAAGGATATGAAGGCGAACTACGCCGAAGCGCAGAAGACCGTGCACGCCCGCGCCCGCGACAACGGCCTGGCTGCGCTGGGGCAGTGGAACGGCTGA
- a CDS encoding energy transducer TonB, with protein sequence MTSVSRLLRQGLLLALALGFVAPALAQMRRIDPQELYRYWILLNTQVKMDVPNSGLNLDQPSCAAVTYTIGSDGVPMNVQVVKLVPKSDLGPAARSAVSNFRYGPSLTNRIGEPVATYYVVPFNAPKDPAQRQQLTDQCKLPGYAP encoded by the coding sequence ATGACATCCGTGTCCCGCCTGCTTCGCCAGGGCCTGCTGCTGGCGTTGGCGCTGGGCTTCGTCGCGCCGGCGCTGGCGCAGATGCGCCGGATCGACCCGCAGGAGCTGTATCGCTACTGGATCCTGCTCAACACGCAGGTGAAGATGGATGTGCCCAACAGCGGGCTCAACCTGGACCAGCCCAGCTGCGCGGCGGTGACCTATACGATCGGTTCGGATGGCGTGCCGATGAACGTGCAGGTGGTCAAGCTGGTGCCCAAAAGCGACCTCGGTCCGGCGGCGCGCAGTGCGGTCTCCAATTTCCGCTACGGTCCGTCGCTGACCAACCGCATCGGCGAGCCGGTCGCCACCTATTACGTGGTGCCGTTCAACGCGCCGAAGGACCCGGCCCAGCGCCAGCAGCTGACCGACCAGTGCAAGCTGCCCGGCTACGCCCCCTGA
- the pyk gene encoding pyruvate kinase, with product MNPNPLRRTKIVATLGPATDVPGMLEKIIAEGINVARLNLSHGQPDDHRARANAVRAASVAAGREVSILADLQGPKIRIETFANGPVELHEGATFVLDCRPDAPPGDATRVGVSYYGLPHDVRAGDVLLLDDGLIALTVQEVVGAEVRSRVLIGGKLSNRKGLNRQGGGLSVTALSDKDKADIRLAAEIGADFLAVSFVRSAEDMHQARRLLHEAGGNAALVAKIERADAIPVLGEIIDASDVVMVARGDLGVEIGDAELPGLQKKIIRESVQRNRAVITATQMLQSMVRSPIPTRAEVLDVANAVIDGTDAVMLSEETAAGAHPDKAVAAMARICLGAERQFEPKEDLASASHHMNRTDQAIALAAMVLAGQLGVRAIVALTESGATAQWLSRYRSAVPIYGMSPSAAARRRMQVLRDVQPVAFDHDEKRSMAASTRAAVRLLFEQGKLAEGDSVVITYGDRVGHVGGTNTLKLLAVGPGGTVESLRDL from the coding sequence ATGAACCCGAATCCCCTGCGCCGCACCAAGATCGTCGCCACCCTTGGCCCCGCCACCGACGTGCCGGGCATGCTTGAGAAGATCATCGCCGAAGGCATCAACGTGGCCCGCCTGAACCTCTCGCACGGCCAGCCTGACGACCACCGCGCCCGCGCCAACGCGGTGCGGGCGGCATCGGTGGCCGCCGGGCGCGAAGTGAGCATCCTGGCCGACCTGCAGGGGCCGAAGATCCGCATCGAGACCTTCGCCAACGGGCCGGTGGAACTGCACGAAGGCGCCACGTTCGTGCTGGATTGCCGCCCCGACGCGCCGCCCGGCGACGCGACCCGCGTCGGCGTCAGCTACTACGGCCTGCCGCACGACGTGCGTGCCGGCGACGTGCTGCTGCTGGACGACGGGCTGATCGCGCTGACCGTGCAGGAAGTGGTCGGCGCCGAGGTGCGCTCCAGGGTGCTGATCGGCGGCAAACTGTCCAACCGCAAGGGGCTCAACCGGCAGGGCGGCGGGCTGTCGGTGACGGCGCTGTCGGACAAGGACAAGGCCGACATCAGGCTGGCCGCCGAGATCGGCGCCGATTTCCTTGCGGTGTCGTTCGTGCGTTCGGCCGAAGACATGCACCAGGCCCGCCGCCTGCTGCACGAGGCCGGCGGCAACGCGGCGCTGGTGGCGAAGATCGAGCGCGCCGACGCGATCCCGGTGCTGGGCGAGATCATCGACGCCTCCGACGTGGTGATGGTGGCGCGCGGCGACCTCGGCGTGGAGATCGGCGACGCCGAACTGCCCGGCCTGCAGAAGAAGATCATCCGCGAATCGGTGCAGCGCAACCGCGCGGTGATCACCGCCACGCAGATGCTGCAGTCGATGGTGCGCTCGCCGATCCCCACCCGCGCCGAGGTGCTGGACGTGGCCAACGCGGTGATCGACGGCACCGACGCGGTGATGTTGTCGGAGGAAACCGCGGCCGGCGCGCACCCGGACAAGGCGGTGGCGGCGATGGCGCGCATCTGCCTCGGCGCCGAGCGCCAGTTCGAGCCGAAGGAGGATCTGGCCAGCGCCAGCCACCACATGAATCGCACCGACCAGGCGATCGCGCTGGCCGCGATGGTGCTGGCCGGCCAGCTCGGCGTGCGGGCGATCGTGGCGCTGACCGAGTCCGGCGCCACCGCGCAGTGGCTGTCGCGCTACCGCAGCGCGGTGCCGATCTACGGCATGTCGCCGTCCGCCGCCGCGCGCCGGCGCATGCAGGTGCTGCGCGACGTGCAGCCGGTGGCGTTCGATCACGACGAGAAGCGGAGCATGGCCGCCTCCACCCGGGCCGCGGTGCGGCTGCTGTTCGAGCAGGGCAAGCTGGCCGAGGGCGACAGCGTGGTGATCACCTATGGCGACCGCGTCGGCCACGTCGGCGGCACCAACACGCTGAAACTGCTCGCGGTCGGTCCCGGCGGCACGGTCGAGAGCCTGCGCGACCTGTGA
- a CDS encoding group III truncated hemoglobin, with product MNPQSPLDEPALARLVDRFYEKVRRDAQIGPIFNAAVHDWDEHKHLLTSFWASVALRAGSYRGNPMGAHRPHPIRAEHFDRWLALWRETTAEELDEAGAVQMQEYAERIGRSLKYGLGLQAQAQPFGVPIVGIGRP from the coding sequence ATGAACCCGCAGTCGCCACTGGACGAACCAGCGCTCGCCCGACTGGTCGACCGTTTCTACGAGAAAGTCAGGCGCGACGCGCAGATCGGCCCGATCTTCAATGCCGCGGTGCACGACTGGGACGAACACAAGCACCTGCTGACCTCATTCTGGGCTTCGGTAGCGCTGCGCGCGGGCAGCTACCGCGGCAACCCGATGGGTGCGCACCGACCGCATCCGATCCGCGCCGAACATTTCGACCGCTGGCTGGCTCTGTGGCGCGAAACCACCGCCGAGGAGCTGGACGAGGCCGGCGCCGTGCAGATGCAGGAATACGCCGAGCGTATCGGCCGCAGCCTGAAGTACGGGCTGGGCCTGCAGGCGCAGGCGCAACCGTTTGGCGTGCCGATCGTCGGCATCGGGCGACCGTAG
- a CDS encoding S1/P1 nuclease: MSLRRCSLAFAAILLVVAPATRAWGPLGHRVVAELAQRHLGPAAGAELERLLAAEHTTQLADVAGWPDQIQNDPAQATLWQQTRKLHYVNFRGGPGCDYEPPRDCRNGACIVAGLRRYVAILGDKAQSDAARLEALKFVVHFAGDIHQPLHAGYRDDLGGNRYQVQFEGKGSNLHRVWDTGMLETRGLGWQAYAAKLDAEGLAPLPPPIAPLDDPYAPWARESCHATAAPGFYPDGHRIGQAYVDAELPVAENQLRIGGRRLAAVLNLALTPR; this comes from the coding sequence ATGTCTTTGCGTCGTTGTTCGCTGGCCTTCGCGGCCATCCTGCTCGTGGTCGCGCCGGCAACCCGCGCCTGGGGACCGCTCGGTCACCGCGTGGTCGCCGAGCTGGCGCAGCGGCACCTCGGCCCCGCCGCCGGGGCCGAGCTGGAACGCCTGCTGGCGGCGGAGCACACCACGCAACTGGCCGACGTCGCCGGCTGGCCCGACCAGATCCAGAATGATCCCGCGCAGGCCACGTTGTGGCAGCAGACGCGCAAGCTCCACTACGTCAATTTCCGTGGCGGTCCGGGTTGCGACTACGAGCCGCCGCGCGACTGCCGCAATGGCGCATGCATCGTGGCAGGGCTGAGGCGCTATGTGGCGATCCTCGGCGACAAGGCGCAAAGCGACGCCGCGCGCCTGGAGGCCCTGAAGTTCGTGGTGCATTTCGCGGGCGACATCCACCAGCCGCTGCATGCCGGCTACCGCGACGACCTCGGCGGCAACCGGTACCAGGTGCAGTTCGAGGGCAAGGGCAGCAACCTGCACAGGGTCTGGGACACGGGCATGCTGGAGACGCGCGGCCTGGGCTGGCAGGCTTACGCAGCGAAGCTGGACGCCGAGGGCCTGGCACCGCTGCCGCCGCCGATTGCGCCGCTGGACGATCCCTACGCGCCGTGGGCGCGGGAATCCTGCCATGCCACCGCTGCGCCCGGCTTCTATCCGGATGGCCACAGGATCGGCCAGGCCTATGTCGACGCCGAGCTGCCGGTGGCCGAAAACCAGCTGCGCATCGGCGGGCGCCGGCTGGCCGCCGTGCTCAACCTGGCGTTGACGCCGCGATGA
- the azu gene encoding azurin → MRKLIALALLGLLSTPLMAAECATTVEASDAMQFNTKTITVPKTCKTFKVTLKHTGKLPIAAMGHNWVLSHSADETGVIADGMKAGAANSYEKPGDARIVAHTKLIGGGESDTATINVAKLKAGEQYAFFCTFPGHAALMKGSLSLGQ, encoded by the coding sequence ATGCGCAAACTGATTGCCCTTGCCCTGCTCGGCCTGCTCTCCACCCCGCTGATGGCCGCCGAGTGCGCGACCACCGTCGAGGCCAGCGACGCCATGCAGTTCAACACCAAGACCATCACCGTGCCGAAGACCTGCAAGACCTTCAAGGTGACCCTGAAGCACACCGGCAAGCTGCCGATCGCCGCGATGGGCCACAACTGGGTGCTGTCGCACAGCGCCGACGAAACCGGCGTGATCGCCGACGGCATGAAGGCCGGCGCCGCCAACAGCTACGAGAAGCCGGGTGACGCGCGCATCGTCGCGCATACCAAGCTGATCGGCGGCGGCGAGTCCGACACCGCCACGATCAACGTGGCCAAACTCAAGGCCGGCGAGCAGTACGCCTTCTTCTGCACCTTCCCCGGCCACGCCGCGCTGATGAAGGGCAGCTTGAGCCTGGGCCAGTAA
- the gap gene encoding type I glyceraldehyde-3-phosphate dehydrogenase: MTIKVGINGFGRIGRNVLRAAVQNFGNDIEIVAINDLLEPDYLAYMLKHDSVHGRFEGEVKVEGSHLLVNGKKIRLTQERDPANLKWNEAHADVVIESTGLFLTKEAAQKHLDAGAKKVILSAPSKDDTPMFVYGVNDQKYAGEAIISNASCTTNCLAPVAKVLNDKWGIKRGLMTTVHAATATQKTVDGPSNKDWRGGRGILENIIPSSTGAAKAVGKVIPELNKKLTGMSFRVPTSDVSVVDLTVELEQPATYEEIKAEMKAQSEGALKGILGYTEDKVVATDFRGDAHSSIFDADAGIALDDSFVKLVSWYDNEWGYSNKCLEMVRVVAK, from the coding sequence ATGACCATCAAGGTCGGCATCAACGGCTTTGGCCGCATCGGTCGCAACGTGCTGCGCGCAGCCGTGCAGAACTTCGGCAACGACATCGAGATCGTGGCGATCAACGACCTGCTGGAGCCGGACTACCTCGCCTACATGCTGAAGCACGACTCCGTGCACGGCCGTTTCGAGGGTGAGGTGAAGGTCGAGGGCAGCCATCTGCTGGTCAACGGCAAGAAGATCCGCCTGACCCAGGAACGCGACCCGGCCAACCTGAAGTGGAACGAGGCGCATGCCGACGTGGTGATCGAGTCCACCGGCCTGTTCCTGACCAAGGAAGCGGCGCAGAAGCACCTGGACGCTGGCGCGAAGAAGGTGATCCTGTCGGCGCCGTCCAAGGACGACACGCCGATGTTCGTCTACGGCGTCAACGATCAGAAGTACGCCGGCGAGGCGATCATCTCCAACGCCAGCTGCACCACCAACTGCCTGGCCCCGGTGGCCAAGGTGCTGAACGACAAGTGGGGCATCAAGCGCGGCCTGATGACCACCGTGCACGCCGCCACCGCCACCCAGAAGACCGTGGACGGCCCGAGCAACAAGGACTGGCGCGGCGGTCGCGGCATCCTGGAGAACATCATCCCCTCCTCCACCGGCGCAGCCAAGGCGGTGGGCAAGGTGATCCCCGAGCTCAACAAGAAGCTCACCGGTATGAGCTTCCGCGTGCCGACCTCGGACGTGTCGGTGGTCGACCTCACCGTGGAACTGGAGCAGCCGGCGACCTACGAGGAAATCAAGGCCGAGATGAAGGCGCAGAGCGAAGGCGCGCTGAAGGGCATCCTCGGCTACACCGAGGACAAGGTGGTGGCCACCGACTTCCGCGGCGACGCGCACTCCTCGATCTTCGACGCCGACGCCGGCATTGCGCTGGACGACAGCTTCGTCAAGCTGGTCAGCTGGTACGACAACGAGTGGGGCTACTCGAACAAGTGCCTGGAAATGGTGCGGGTGGTGGCCAAATAA
- a CDS encoding outer membrane beta-barrel protein, with the protein MKKNLIALALASATLCALPAFAQDTTPVAGGNFQPSQPIGSGNWFVNGSVGQAHMRVGPYDDHPTTYALNGGYRWKVGQDLGLGVEAGYNDLGNFRLKNVFNSNDVNLTSQRQALRGWTAGVNGKINVWQGLYVSGRTGVYGWRGHGYANQDINRHKLDKVDWYAGVGTGYDFSEHFGLGLSYDYYRANKDQIKLSSDTASLTAEYRF; encoded by the coding sequence ATGAAAAAGAATCTGATCGCCCTTGCCCTCGCCTCCGCCACGCTGTGCGCCCTGCCGGCCTTTGCTCAAGACACCACGCCGGTCGCCGGTGGCAACTTCCAGCCATCGCAGCCGATCGGCAGCGGCAACTGGTTCGTCAACGGCAGCGTCGGCCAGGCCCACATGCGCGTGGGCCCGTACGACGACCACCCGACCACCTACGCGCTCAATGGCGGCTACCGCTGGAAGGTGGGCCAGGATCTGGGCCTCGGCGTGGAAGCCGGCTACAACGACCTGGGCAACTTCAGGTTGAAGAACGTGTTCAACAGCAACGACGTCAACCTGACCTCGCAGCGTCAGGCCCTGCGCGGCTGGACCGCGGGCGTCAACGGCAAGATCAACGTGTGGCAGGGCCTGTACGTCAGTGGCCGCACCGGCGTGTACGGCTGGCGGGGTCACGGCTACGCCAACCAGGACATCAACCGGCACAAGCTGGACAAGGTCGACTGGTACGCCGGCGTGGGTACCGGCTACGACTTCAGTGAGCACTTCGGCCTGGGCCTGTCGTACGACTACTACCGCGCGAACAAAGATCAGATCAAGTTGAGTTCCGATACGGCGTCGCTGACCGCGGAGTACCGCTTTTGA